Part of the Metarhizium brunneum chromosome 6, complete sequence genome is shown below.
TCACTATTGGGCCTATTGATAATGAATGGCCTTGAATCTGTCTTCATCAGCAACAGCTGAGCGAGTTGTGAGCAAGTAGTCTACCGTACAAGTAGCGTTTCTTGTGAATTTATGGACACTGTGCTTCTCCTGGAAAATGCACAGAAGCAAATCGTCTTTCCGGTGTCGGGGACTGTGCGCCCCATATTTCCGACACATTGTCGTAGTTCACCAACGACActaactacttaagtaggctgCCAAAGTGGGGGCAGTGCCTGGGTGGAATTGTCAATGGGCGGATCTCGCCGTGATTAGGGTGCCTTCAAGTCCGTCTGTTGAATGTTGGAACATCATTGCTAGCACTTGAGATGACTTCAGACGTCGCCTGGATGTATTGCTGGGTGCAATTGGggaggacgagaaggaccagaagaaaagagaaccAATACAAACACGAATCAGGTATGGCGGTCAAGTCAGGGACGCATGTCGCAGAAGCCATTGGTAAGGTGCTGCACCACACCACACCACACCATGTCACTCCCGGATTGAGGGAACTGCCGCCACGAATGGTATTTGATGCTCGCCAGGACCCTGTGATACATGAGTGCTTCGGAATGTCACAAATGCTGTGGCTCAGACTCCAAAACGGTTGCCGCGTCGCTCTCTCAAATGTTTGTGTCTTCCGCCCGTCATCCACCGGGGTGCCCTTCCAATGCTGCCATGTATTCTGCGACTCTTATCTCCTCCCGGAGCCCAGGTCATGCGCGCCGATGTAGGCATGGGCCGACCAGTGAGAGTCTTGATGTATGAATTGCGTAGAAGACAGGTATCGCGGAAAcccaagcttcaatgttctaTAGCTTTGCATCACGTTGGAGTTGCTCCTCCGGAGTGCTACGAACAAAAGGTATTAGGTACGCAGTATCGTCCGCATCAATGGCACTTTGCAATGATTGCGTGCGATAGCGTCTAATAGCGTTTGAATGTTGCGATAGACCGTTCATCTCCACTCCACACTTCCATTCACTTCCTCACCGAACAGCCACAGCACAAACCACCCCTCACGTGACCAGCCTCGTTCCATCGCAGAGGCCAGTCACCCTTGCCCGCCTTGCGCCTCCGCTCGGATCTGGTCTCGCAATCCATCCTTCCAACATCCTCGAGCCTGAACGGAGCCGCTTCCGACCCTTATCGAGTCCTCGATTCATTACAACAAAATCATCCAAAGGATGAGTAGTCGCGGCGGGAAACTCGCACCCGAAGTCAACAGGTGAGTGTGTTTTTTAAATTCATTTTTTCTTATATCTTGTTTCGGCGCGTGGAGTCCCTCTCCACGGGTTTTTTCCGGCATCACAACCCCCAATCTGTTGAGACTGCCGAGTTGCCTGCGTTTACCACGGGACCATCGCGTTGGGCTTGGCTAACCACCATCACAGAGCTCTGTTCGTCAAGAATTTGAGGTAACTAAATCCGACGTGCAAACTCATATCTCCGAACGCCCGAACTGACAGCAATCGATATAGCTACAGCGTAACTCCAGAGGAGCTTTTCGACCTCTTTGGAAAATTCGGTCCAATCCGGTACGCGCCCCCGACCTCGATATTTCATCGATATCCTGATAAAACCAGCTCTGGCAACCGGCTACTAACGtgtttttccctttcttttgCAGCCAAGTTCGCCAGGGCATTTCCACTAGTACCAAGGGAACGGCCTTCGTGGTCTATGAGGACGTAATGGATGCGAAGCAAGCCTGCGACAAGCTCAACGGCTTCAACTTCCAGAATCGTTATCTTGTCGGTACGTGACAGGTTGACATCGAAAGTTGACGGACCCCTAGTGCACTTTGTCGCCCCTTCCTGCCCCTTCCTGCCCCTTCAATTGTCCATTACGTATCGGCGCGTGTACTAACCCCCTCCTGACAGTTCTGTATCATCAGCcggagaagatgatgaagtcAAAAGAGGACCTCGAGGCACGTCGGGAATCTTTAGCTCAGCTGAAGAAACAGCATGGTATAGATTGACAATCCGACCGGCCTGGAGACAGCCTGCAAGACAAGAGACCCTCAATGTCTTCAGGCCGGTCTTTGTCACCTCCAAAGTCCGCCTCGTCGGATCACAAGACGATCCTTCGAAAGGGCACGCCACTTGACAGCACCATTAACAAGGGGCATGTCGGCTCGCGAGCAGTCCGCTTTGTCGATGGAGCCCCAACTGCTCTACGATCTTGCGCGTGATAGTTGCTTGCGTGCCTCTTAGGACGACGACAGTCTCCCCTCATTGCTGACGACTATGAGGAGGGGGGTTCAACGGCATGATCGAATCCCACTCCAGCCTGGGTGATCATTATTTATTCtattgcttttttttattcgaTGATGGCGGTGGGATTGTTTTCTTACTGATTCGTCACTCCTTGCCATGtactttagctttttattgATTTTGAAATGGAAATTCGGAAACGGTGAACAGGGAAATTAAGGTTTCGTTCAAGCGGAAGTGACGATATGGCGGTCACTACGAATTGTATTCTCTTGCAAAGGGTATTTTAGAAACtctggcaaaggcggcgaAACGACTGGTTTTTACTGGCTTTACTGGTTAATTTTAACCTTGGTGATGTGCAGTCTGTCTCGAACTTGTTCTCTCGCTCTCAATAAAGATGATTACCTAGGAATTTGTGTTACTCAACGGCTAACGACTCAGGTACTAGTATCTACTAGTATCCTGACTAGACACTGAGCAGACATGATTgcttttttgtcttttgtGAGTACTAGTTCCAACGATGAATGTCGGTAATTTTGTTTACATGGATAGGAGGGCCAAAGTTCCACAAAGACTACGTCACTATCCCTCTGTAGGGTCTATGCAAGATCGATCTGTCCTCGTGCCATGTGCCGTGCCTTCGgagcaagacggccatgccATTTGCTGGCCGCTGTGTATTCAACGTCGCATTACAGCGCTATGAGAAGCAGGCCCTGCCGTCACCGTGTGCTCTCTGCGGGCTGAGGAATGCGTTGCATGCAGACGCATGCTGGTATTCTAGAACGGAGCGCAAACGACGAGGGTGCAAGGTGAGGGCGAAGAGGGAGGCTCTGCGTTCCGGCAATCCAAGACTGGCACTACCCGTGTTGTATCAGCGTCGAGAAAATAGCACTCTTGCGGGTTCCACAACGTCGGCAAGCGTTTATTTCACAGCCCACGGCAGATGACTTGATGATGAGAGAGTGAGCGGCCTTCAACCGCCCATGACAGTCGCTCGTCCTACGATTCGCGCTTTCTCGCGGCTATTGTTAAAAATAAACCGCCCCATCTGACAGTACACATGGAACCCCAATAAAGCTCCAGGCAGTCTTGCATAAACATCACGTAGACACTCGGCCCTTTTacaccttttttttttctcgtttTCCGCCCCGGTGGGCAGTGGCAGGGTAAAGCCCAAAGAGCTGGGTATGCCGCAAATTGGGGGTCCGCAAGACATGATGACATGATTGCATGATGCTGATGAGAGCTGCCGAGGAGTCTGGATTTCCGTGATATCTTTCTTGACTGGCAGACGCGCGAGGATGCCTGGCCTCGTGGCGGGTGAGGCGGTGCCTGTCTGCCGGGCCGGGTTTTGGGGCCGCTGGGCCACTTCGGCGTCGGGCTTGGCGTGGCGGGACGGGCGGACAGGCGACGTGTAATCTCACCCGTAGTTGCGTGTTGGCTTCGTTTGTGCGGGAGGACCGAGACGGCGATGCATTCCATCATGACGtgggatggtggtggttcgACGGGATGAGAGAGGAGAGGGCATCCCTGAGCATTATTGAGAAGGTGCCGAGGGGGAAGTGCCTGCCCTGAATTTCATGCAGGCGTCCTCCCCCCGCGCCTGCGATCAGTTTGCCTCAGGCGCGCCGCCTAGTGGCCTGGTTGCAGTTGACATCAGCGCGCTTAAGGCTGCCATGGGAGTCGCGTGTGCTCCATCATCTTAAGCGAGCAATGTTGAGTCTGGCCAATatcttacggagtacagtcCATGATCTGGGGCTTGGAACGAACGAACATGCAATCCTGCACAACACTGGCGGCGAAACAGCATGAACTAGCAAGcaagtaaaaataaaaataaaaattaaaactgTATAAATTAATCTCTTTTGGCCGCACTCTTCTCACTACATACGCTAGACGTGTGTACAACTAATGgcggtgttggtgttgcccAACTCGAGGCATTCTCTTGCCAGTAGCCGCcggccaacaccaccaacatggccgacCGAGGATGATGCATGTTAGTCTGCCCCGATCCATGCGAAGCAGAAGGAATGGCAGTTACAAGAACTCATCGTCATGAACAAAATTAAATCGTCGCCGGACATTAGTAATGGTGATGCAGAGTGGTTGATGCAACGTCAATAGCGCCTCTGTGGGACATGATGCGCCTGTATAAAGAAAAATGTCCCGGCTTGTTGGATGGGTTGGCCGTTGTCACAGGCAGAAAACTCGTCAAGTTCTTGTTTTCCTCGGTGTTGGGGCCGGCGCTGGCCCAGTTCCCGGGAGCTCCGATCATGTTGTGCCATTGATGGATGGCCAACGTTGAGTGTTCTACGCCGGTATCCTAGTGTCCAAGACTGTTAGCATCAGAGTTGCATGTCAtcgacgatggcgacgtTGAAGGCAGAAGGGGAGTGAGGGAGTCAATCCAtgatgccggcgacgaccAACACTATGGCCTGATGGACCTGTTGGCGGCTTCAGCAGAGTCCGTGGAGAAGCAAAGGACAAAGTTTGAATACTCGGTCTAtcaacaatggccatggtgacggtGTCGATGCTAGTGGCGGGCTACAAGAGATACTAGTTGGGTGAtgctgatggtggtgatggcaatggtggTTGACGTCCGATTCTGAACTGCGACTTTCCACGGTGGTCATGACGAGCGGCAAATAACGTTCAATGCACCAACAAGCAATATTCCCCCTGTTGTCCATTGTTGTTCCTGCTGCCCCTGCTGTATTCGGGGGTCAATCCACTGCGCTGGAAACATCGTAtttgccggcgacgaggctgtgTGGCTCGCTGGATCCCTCCCTCAATGTGCTTTCTTTAGAAACCGAGGACACAAGGTTGGAGAAGCGATCTGATGCAGCAACCCCAAACGGGTGCAAGGCAAGGTGAGATCAGTTTTTGCTGCGTCCCCAGGCCCA
Proteins encoded:
- the Sf3b6 gene encoding Splicing factor 3B subunit 6, with the protein product MSSRGGKLAPEVNRALFVKNLSYSVTPEELFDLFGKFGPIRQVRQGISTSTKGTAFVVYEDVMDAKQACDKLNGFNFQNRYLVVLYHQPEKMMKSKEDLEARRESLAQLKKQHGRSLSPPKSASSDHKTILRKGTPLDSTINKGHVGSRAVRFVDGAPTALRSCA